The following proteins are co-located in the Komagataeibacter sp. FNDCF1 genome:
- the folE gene encoding GTP cyclohydrolase I FolE — protein MTSIDTRPSRTEAEEAVRTLLRWAGEDPTREGLLDTPSRVVKSYEEFFCGYAEDPVEMLRRTFSEVEDYDEMVLLRDIRVESHCEHHMVPIIGVAHVAYLPRKRVVGISKLARVVDAYARRFQIQERLTAQIANTINEELQPYGVGVVIEASHQCMTTRGVHRPGVSMVTSRMLGTFRSNSDTRREFLSILNRPGMTGSGI, from the coding sequence ATGACCTCCATTGACACCCGTCCCTCCCGCACGGAAGCAGAAGAAGCCGTACGGACCCTGCTGCGCTGGGCTGGCGAAGACCCCACCCGCGAAGGCCTGCTTGATACGCCGTCGCGCGTCGTGAAATCCTATGAGGAGTTTTTCTGCGGCTACGCGGAAGACCCGGTCGAGATGCTGCGCCGCACCTTCTCGGAAGTGGAGGATTATGACGAGATGGTCCTGCTGCGCGATATCCGCGTGGAGAGCCATTGCGAGCATCACATGGTGCCCATCATTGGCGTGGCGCACGTGGCCTACCTGCCACGCAAGCGGGTCGTGGGCATTTCCAAGCTGGCCCGCGTGGTGGACGCCTATGCCCGGCGCTTCCAGATACAGGAACGGCTGACGGCGCAGATCGCCAACACCATCAACGAGGAACTGCAGCCCTATGGCGTGGGCGTGGTGATCGAAGCCTCCCACCAGTGCATGACCACGCGCGGCGTGCACCGCCCGGGCGTGTCCATGGTGACCAGCCGCATGCTGGGCACGTTCCGCAGCAATTCCGACACACGGCGGGAGTTCCTGTCGATCCTGAACCGCCCGGGCATGACCGGCAGCGGGATCTGA
- a CDS encoding DJ-1/PfpI family protein, with protein MSAPRLLLLAGDYVEDYEIMVPCQALAMLGYRVDTVCPGRKKGEHVLTAIHDFEGAQTYSEKPGHRFVLNADFDAISHADYAGLIVPGGRAPEYLRLDPRVIALVRAFADRPLAAICHAAQLLAAARIIEGRRVSAYPACRPDVELAGGVYADIAIDAAVTDGMLVTAPAWPAHPAWLAQFIAVLGAKISL; from the coding sequence ATGAGCGCACCCAGGCTCCTGCTGCTGGCAGGCGACTATGTCGAGGATTACGAGATCATGGTGCCCTGCCAGGCGCTGGCCATGCTGGGCTACCGGGTGGATACCGTCTGTCCCGGCCGCAAAAAGGGCGAGCACGTCCTGACCGCCATCCATGATTTCGAGGGCGCCCAGACCTATAGCGAAAAGCCGGGCCATCGCTTTGTGCTCAATGCGGATTTCGATGCCATCAGCCACGCCGATTATGCGGGGCTAATCGTGCCCGGCGGGCGGGCGCCGGAATACCTGCGGCTTGATCCGCGGGTGATCGCGCTGGTCCGCGCCTTTGCAGACCGCCCGCTGGCCGCGATCTGCCATGCGGCGCAACTGCTGGCGGCCGCCCGGATCATTGAAGGGCGCAGGGTTTCGGCCTATCCCGCCTGCCGTCCCGATGTGGAACTGGCCGGGGGTGTCTATGCGGATATCGCGATTGATGCCGCCGTGACGGATGGCATGCTGGTGACCGCCCCCGCATGGCCCGCGCACCCGGCATGGCTGGCGCAGTTCATTGCCGTGCTGGGGGCCAAGATCTCGCTGTAG